The Aedes albopictus strain Foshan chromosome 2, AalbF5, whole genome shotgun sequence region ggggagccttaacacgtcaaatataatttacacaaaaggcaatttacacggaaaacaatacacggtaatgaatatttctagattgagtttaaataagggcgaaagtaacatgagagagttctcttcatcgactctctcttcttcaaattaaagtgacaagatgcaagtattgttgaactttttggtcataaatcgctaggttgcgatgcaatctagcgtctaagtgtaaagaagttcgattgaatttgcatcttgtcactttaatttgcagaagagagagtcgatgaaaagaactctctcatgttactttcgcccttatttaaactcaatctagatttattgggtaccggactggacacagaaaatttaatggttttctttggtacatcgaggtcttgaaattagtctatggtaacacagcgctagaccccccccctcccctattAGCGTTAcgaaatatttgaacgaaccctaaacGCTGTGATTTAAGCAAGTTAaactcagtgttggtaaaaactcaaattctcaaatctcatggttgagtttcaagcgcgattcttgactcgccaaactcgccgccgaaaaaatcctgcatgagttgactcgcgatttcactcattcattgctttatttcttggtgttcttattatttacatcaaagtttttaggattatttgatagaacaaaagcaaatctagcgtacaataacattaaatgccgttcaaattgatttggattcattttacaagcgaacgagatctcGGAGCTTAACAgtgactagttgtgtatcagaggTCTGTGTGGTACCCCTAAGATGATCGAGTGCAAGTGATAACGAACACCCCTATAGGAGCTGTCACTTGAATGAACTGCATAACCAAGAATGTTCATTCACCTGCTTGTCGCACACATACCTGTTGGCGCCGTTGGCGCGAACGCATCTCGGTGCTCTCAGTGCTCGGTCGATAATGGAGCAGGAACAGTTTCAGTGCAACTGCGCTCtgggtgattcttgttatatccaAGCAGCGTTTCTGGCAGCACTGGAGCTGTCAACCGCACGAGCGCAACCACTCGTGCCAACCTCGATAGTTCCTCCGCCCAGTACATAATAAGCTTCAATCATCATCCACtttattcaactttttttttaaatttatgaatggtattcaagcaaaacaaaaataaaatcattAAAACCCATTTCAAATTTATACGCAAAGTTTAGGTACACAAATCTGATTAGCAGCTCATCGACCCAGACGAAATTAAAACAGGCGTCCATACAGTGCACGCatgatattatgcctctcaagaaaaatcagaatatggcgattatctgcctctggcttctgatattagcgcgacagtcactaatcataacagcgtcaccagatttaaaagtatataattccattatatggggtttgacagcaagaaccctcattccactgagccactcttgccgttcgtcacaaatacattcaaaaacatctgtcacttcgcgaaacccacgtgcttttgtttttggcgggaacactttttcttttgttttgccttgcgactgtcatgcggcggtatgccttgcgagcgtacgaccgccgcaagactctaataaaagataagcgcgacaataacatTCGAAAAAAATAGCAATAAAGTTTCCACACAACTCTGTTGCCGGAATCCTTCACAGGAAAATATCACGCTAGGTACAAAATATTTGATGTGACGCCTCCTAATCCATCAATTTCAGTCACTGTGCAACCGTGTAACGCACATACTGAAAGTTTTCATAAGTACCGAAGTCACACAATAAATCGTAACCAACTTCGACAAGCTCATACAGCTATATGAATATATGAATGCACAACTTACCAGTTCTTTCCACTCAAACCGAACCTTCTTCAGTCACTAGGTTCAGTCAAAATAACGGTgacaatcagaaaaaaaaaaacagatacccTTTTTGCACTTCACTTCATTCCGCTGTTTCCACTCTGTAAGCCACCTCCAAACTTCCTACACGACTCGCGTAAACTTCCGGATGATGAAAACACAACGAATCTCACTCTGTTTCAACGCGCGCTGAGTGATTCTTGCCGGGAATTGTATTTATTTGATTTAAATCCCAAGAATACCTGGCAGGATTCGCCAATGTGTGAATCCAGATATTCTCCAAACAAGAATCACCCAGAGCGCAGTTGCACTGAAACTGTTCCTGCTCCATTATCGACCGAGCACTGAGAGCACCGAGATGCGTTCGCGCCAACGGCGCCAACAGGTATGTGTGCGACAAGCAGGTGAATGAACATTCTTGGTTATGCAGTTCATTCAAGTGACAGCTCCTATAGGGGTGTTCGTTATCACTTGCACTCGATCATCTTAGGGGTACCACAcaaggtccaaatttggaaaagatcgggctaatcTACACAATATaacaagattctagaaaaagtcataattatccgatagccaactttgagctgttatatctccggattcaatacaacaaatgcaaaaaaaataagaCATAATgattaatataatgaactttgaaaaacgtttgaattAAATTGAATTTATTAATAAGATAAAAAGATGtagcaatttcattttttatacGGTTTTTCAGTAACCTAATCTATTTTAATATGTGTCCCATTACTTCTTTAGTTTATTGCTGGCAATTGGGCTGCTTTCCTTCGAAAcacataatataatataatataaaatATTGAATATATTATATTCTCAAGTCAATTACAGTCcgaattcgctggttgggtcacgactgcgccccgattagcaaatcgtgttcgttcgttggggcaactgacaactgatcaaaatgctctagacacacgcaagtgacgagaaatacgtcacgaaacactcacatacatgcgcaaacgttctgtatacaggagctgtgatgcgacggcggtcagatgtcaaactcgttttgacatctattttgacattgacagtgctttttagttgggttttgccccaaccagtgaacattcaaccatcgcgaCAGCCCATcgaacgagctctcaacgaacgaatcgtcactgtaatcacaaatttcattgcattcggttagttgaatccggagatataacagctcaaccacagagaaacagacgtcacactctgtaCGCTTCCCATCGATCCACTTTTTAACAGTTGATTTAAATATTCGGTAGTAGGTCGATCAGCCACTCacagcgctggtatcgtttttactcctgtttgacgtttgctcactaccgccacctagtaaaGGCCCAGCCAAACACAGTTCATTTAGCATTGGGTGATTGCTTATTCGTGACGATGTGTTTTAATGAAAAttattctaagtgttacgtctatttCTCTGTGGCTCAACGTTAGAATACCTTTTTCTAGAGGTGTCAGGCCATTccgccgaaggtcattaggccgaatggtctttaggccgaatggtcattaggccgaatggtcatcaggccgaatgctcattgggtcttcttgccgttacgtccccactgagacaaagcctgcttttcagcttagtgttctataacacttccacagttattaactgagagcttcctctgcaaatgaccattttgcaaggGGGAggcgctgagcacatctttacttgcgccaattattttcagtgtgccaccaggTATtaaattgtgcctcagtgtgccccgaagtgccactgcttgatgattcagattttgcttggcaactaccaagacaaccaactgtttgttttcattttgcaggtcaaatgcacatggttgcctagttttttcacccaaactcaagtgtcaaaattgtgcctcagagtgcctcagagtgcctcggtgtgccacacagcgtataagacggtgtgcttggcacctcttggcacaatgttccaagcgactagccccttgccattttgcatgtgtgtatcgtgtgacaggcacgaagatactttattgatgctgaatctactgatattttactcaTGAATATTTCCTTAGGCTgatctttctagtatcattgctaaaatagtttttggcgctgaaactgctgatattcaattcatatttttttccttcttgaaaacataggctattctttctagtttcattgttaaactagtttttggcaaaaattgttggaaaaggtaaaaacaacggctaactttcaattcgtcctgatgaccattctgcctaatgaccattcgacctaatgaccattcggcctaatgacccagcatcgcgtTGTTGGGAACGTTGCActaatagcacagacaaacagacgtatcacttggaacaaaatgcgataaaaatcatcgtcacgaaaacatattcgcccaatgctaattactctGTGGTTCGCATAAcaactgagtagatggcggtagtgagcaaacgtcaaataggagcaaaaacgatgcgagcgcaatGAGCGGGCGATTTGCTAACTACAGAATGTTTGAATAATCCGTTGAAAAGgggaacgatgggaagtgagtaaagtgagacgtctgtttgtctgtgctaatagagttaataaactatagaggacgaatggcGCTGCTGTTcgctttgttctcgttcgcaaacatcccgggaatctacactcccgttcaaaagtttggggtcatcccctcaaaaacatgtcatttttttaggcccatatctccgccaatttgcgtccgatttcaaaaccctaggttacattcaaaagataaaaagtcaaagaaactttgaacacgatttaaaagaaactttttcaaaaaattttgtatgtaaacttaacccaaagttgccaaattttctaaaaaatgaatataaacttacggcagtgtcgtagGAAATTggttcgaccaaattttaagatgagagcggtaatatgacccattttctattagctttcaactgctttttacagaacttagctaaaaaatctagaaaaaaaagttattaagtaaattaatccttgatgtcatcgaccaaaagtttggggtcacccctcaatatgatgtatcggccaaaagtttggggtcactatcgtaaaacatggaaaagtgatttgttgatatctttgtcacagacaaacagacgtaacaccttgaacgattttcatggaaatccatcgcccagttcacactaccatcacctggtggaaaagttgcacgaatgactgagttgtgcaatatcgccaacagaaggcgctagtgggaaacgtcaaacgcatagaaaaacgatgcgcgcgcctctggttgtgaaagccataactatgaaaatttaaaattatcgttaaaagcgtggtcgatgaaagtttcgcaagtgttacgtctgtttgtctgtgtctttgtcatctacacagttagaaaaaatcaccgacttcggtaatgttttaccgaaatctcaaccgcgtGCATCACACACCACAcaggtattgtaccatttgggcaggtgtacctattttgggcacatgcggctataactaagtcaatttcaaatcgattgatttgaatttttgtacagagttagatactgtacgtacctaACTCTGGAcaacatttcaaatcaatcggtttgaaattgacttagttgtagcggtaagtgcccaaaataggtacacctgcccaaatggttcaagACCCTAATGTCAGTTTCGCCCTAATCAAAAATTATTGTCATAATTGTTTTTGTGACGTGATTTAAGAATGTCAAAAGAGATGTGAGCGGAATTTACACCGAGCACGCTAGTTCGGGAATACCCATTAAATGAGTCTCAAGTACCCATTTTTGGCATTAGTACTGGGCTGTCAAATAATGGGtgtttttcaaacttcaaataatGGGTATTTTTTCCACATGTTGGAGTACAGCCAGACAACCCTACAATGGGTAAATAATATTCATGGATAAGTTTCACGAAAAACGCCGCCATGTTCGAAATCATCTTCAAAAAAAGTGAAGtgttaaaattatttaaaaaacttttttaatCCGTGGCTACCGACGGCAGCTTGAACCATGTGCGTAATTATGGTTTGCAAACCAACCGCATCGTAGGAATTTGGTAGCATTTTGTTAATGAACGGACCACACCAAAGGCAGGCCGATGTATTCCGGGAGCTAGAAGGTAAGTTCTTGATCATTTTTGCAGCGCATTCCATGCTTCATTCAGCTTATTTTTATGAACTTTTAGGACAGAGTAACGCCAAATGATGGACAGCGAAGTGGCCAACCTGAGGACGGACATCGTAGGATATTCCACAAATCATCGGGCATAAGAGTGTGCTATGGAGCTACCTACCTACCGGCTTCCCGGCCCCGCCACTGCACGGCAGAAACATCTTTAGGTTTATTTTATAGATTGTATATGTTAAGTTtgtatcaaaaataatttgttcaAATAAAATTCAAGAACAAATGTAATGGAAACggcatttaatttattttattatgaTTTATCCTTAAAAAGCTGGCGTggctgaaaattttccaaaaatggttcatttttacccatttttcattgaaaaattatgggacatttttacccattttttgaagttcgagtccaatacccattaatgggtaaacggcaaatacccatttaatgggttaagccactttagttcgaaatgggtactaaagtacccattaatgggtattcccGAACTAGCGTGAGAAGAAGCTTTTTCAGTGTTGCTGATTTGGgtaaaaaatataacattaaaatttttatgttaaaaattatTGActgaattttttttacagaaaaatatAAATCAGAAATTATATTTCACACAACTTCTAACATTTTTACATTAAATTTTTATTCAAATTCCGTCTTAAAATTTCAGTCATGGAGCTATTTCCTGATGTATTTAAAACTGGCCACACTGAATTGCGTTGATCGATGTTTGTAAACAACCTTCAGAACTGGTACAGCAgtttgttttccattttttttaaaggcTTGCTAAATTtttaaattgtaattgtaattgtaatttattatcatAAACGTAAGCCTGGCGGTATAACCATTAATCAGGTCAAGTTTAAGAAATATTACAGCACATATAAATAGAGGTAAGTAAACCAATGTATTTTTGGtcttttcatgaaacttttattcagaaatttaagTTATCTTTATCAATAAGGATTCTAAACACTCAACCACATCGCAACTACGCAGTCCATTTGAGACACCTCGTGTCCTGATGGGTTCCCAAACAACGCACCGAGCAGTACCGAGTTCCACAGGCCGTACAGGTATAACTGGATGGGAATCCACACACCGCACAGAAGTGCCGTTCCGGCAGCTTCGACGGCTGGGCAGCGGCCGTAAAGTAATTCGGTCCGTCGGGCCGCTGCATTTTGTCCTCCTCCAGCAGTTGGGGAAAGTTTTTCCTATACTTTGCCCGGTAATACTCCGCCCCCTTGCTACGTTTGGTTTTCTTCTTGTTGCTGTTGCTACTGCTACTCACCCCTTCGAGATTGTCCTGGAATTTGGGAATTTTCTTCGACATGACCAAATCGGCGTGTGGATCTTCGTGATAGTTGTCCTGCTCGAGCGCTTCCAGGGCCTTGCGGGCGCGGCGCTTTCGGGAGGCATCATCCAGGACACGTTTTTTGTCCGCCTCACGGATTCGACCGGACTCCCTCGATGCCATTATTCTGTTCTGTTATTGTTAACTTAAGCCTACTGCGATAAATCTTATGAAGAGCACTGTTCTACTGCTAACCAGCTATCACGCCTGCTTAGGCTTCCTTTTCGTGCAAGGACACGCTGATACGGTCCATCAAATCGTCGACCCGGGCTTGCAGAGTTTCAATGATATCGGTCGAGATGAACAGGTGCCGTTCGTCCAGATCCTGAATGATGAATTTGCGTCCGAGGGATTGAGTTTCGTCCAGATGTAGCAGGAACTGTTTCATAGCCGGGTCACTGCAAAGAAAATTGAACAGTTGAGTTTGGAGACTCCTTAACACTCCATTTTGCGATAGTCATTGGAATGTAATAATTTTCACACAGCTAAAAGTTCATGTAAATTCAcattccctaaaaaaatttcaaCTTAATCGGTTCACTAAAACCGAGCACCATCTCATCTAGGTAAATTCGATTTTTATGGTTTCAGTTATTTATCCATGCGAGAAAGTAGATCACAAAGATGTCGAAAAGGAAGAAAGGAATCTCAGCGGatgagaagaaatccctgctgctcgaaatattccatcaatcCAAAGAATTCTACCAGCTCAAAGATCTGGAAAAGATTGCCGTCAAGGACAAGGGTCTGAAGGAGCAAGCAGTGAAAGAAATTTTACAATCGCTTGTCGACGAGGGTCAAGTGGAAACGGATAAAATTGGTTCCTCTCTGTACTATTGGTCCTTTCCTGGCAAAAAGCGAAAACAGAAGCAACTGGAATTTGAACGACTTAAGCAAGAAGTGGAGCAATCGAATGAAAAAATCGCAGGGCTGCAAGAACGGATACAGGCAGCCAAGGTTCAATATAAATTCACATGAGTTAAGAACATTGTTATAAAATTAACCTTTTGTATGCCGTAGGAATCCCAAGGAGAATCCTCGAGAAGTGCAGACATATTCCAGAAATTGAACGACCTCAAACAAAAGGAGAAACGTCTGTCTTCCCAACTTGAAAAAGCAAAATCGAAACAATCCGATAAAAATTACTTGCAGAAGATGAAAAGGGATCTCCCGGTAGATTTCAACCTTGCACACTCAAGATTCCAATGATACAATAATTCCCTTTCCCTACAGGGTTTGCACGATGCCGCCAACCGCTGGACGGACAACATTTTTTCGATAAAATCATGGTGCAAAAATCGCTTCAACATTCAGGAAAATCTCATGGATAAGCAGTTTCAAATTCCGACGGATCTGGACTATTTAGAATAAAGAAGAATAAACAGCACGTTCGAACTTACCATTCAACAAGAACGCCTTTCATAACATTCACCATCGCTGATGACTAGAATGAAAGCTCCCTCCTTCCGGCAATTTTGTTGGATCCTTTTGCACCACTTGACGCTGATGGATTGCCTAAAATGCTTCGTTTCTTCTAAAATAATCCTAAATTTCACGAGAAACTCTCAACTTCTGCGAGGTTGCGACCGATTCCGCcgagaaaacaaaaataaactgCGCTTCGATTTTGACAGCGCTCGCAGCTGTCATTGTTTCATCGAGTAAAAGATGCGAGCCGCTATTTTGTTAATCGAAAAGAAAAAAGCTTTTGTTGGTCACTCTTTTTGAAAAGCGCTTAAATTACTTAAGGGGTTGtatacaaatcaggccaaacatgtctaaaggtccaatctgcagaagagaggctctctttggtttccctctctttcgttaatatctcagccttgggtgtagcacgaaaatcataattttaacgaacattttcggtgcaaaagtgctgcaccggtgtagcaccaccgcaaaaatgAAAACGACATTAGTGTATTATAcaacttatgtcgttttcgtttttgcggcggtgctacaccgtttcgagctacacttttcgctgaaaaaacgaacgtttttggtgtagttgcattggtgtgcgtgtataaaaaccaaaatattgacagctttgcaaacgctgattggtggacgcggtgtacacctgctacactcccgattttctgagtgctgcactatcatgagcggtgcagaaaaagtgctacaccggtgcagcacgagattaatgtcgttttcgtttttgtggtgGTGCTACACCGATGCAGTACTTTTGCACCGAAACTGTTCGTTTTTTAAtctcgtgctgcaccggtgtagcactttttctgcaccgctcatgataatgcagcactcagaaaatcgggagtgtagcaggtgtacaccgcgtccaccaatcagcgtttgcaaagctgTCAATATTTAGgtttttatacacgcacaccaatgcaactacaccaaaaacgttcgttttttcagcgaaaagtgtagcacgaaacggtgtagcaccatagactaatttcaagacctcgatgtaccaaagaaaacgatcaaattttcggtgacaagtccggtacccaataaatattcatattcgtgtattttttccgtgtaaattgccttttgtgtaaattttatttagcgtgttacactgatctgacagctctgacagtaaggtactaaacataaattacgtaaagtgagtaccgagattgttcacaatctgcgaacttgactgcggaaaaaattgcgaccatgacgccgctggtagcaTCGCCGCAAAAACAAAAACGACATAAAAAACGAAcagtttcggtgcaaaagtgctgcatcggtgtagcaccaccacaaaaacgaaaacgacattaaacAAATACGATCTCATCAAAGAATACTCTCGAAAGCTTCCTCGCGAAATCGACGAAAAGCTCGATCAGCAGAATCCACCTCCGTCTTGCTGACGCAAAAAAGTCAAACCGTCTGACTGACGGCGAAGAGCAGCAGAGTGAGAAGTTTCTCATTCCTCGACCGGATCGCGGAGTGTTAGGTAATTTTTTTTCCGTCGCTGGCGCGGGTGCTTCAAGAAATAGTGCTAAAGTGAAAAAATCTTCCAGCTGAGAAGGCTGAAGATCAGTGCTGCACAGTGAACGTTTGAGAATAAATCGAATCGATTCCGAATTACGAACGGATCTTCCTCCAAGATGGTGCACTACGCCCGTTTGATGAACGTGCAGGTAAGTGAGCGGCGCTGGAAGCTGGAAGGCTTACTCCAGGGCTGTTCGAGCCCTTCATTTTGTTCCGGCGTAATAAGTGTGTGATGGGGAGGGAGAATATCGCAACGGGGACAAGGTCCCACGGTCGCTTGACGTAGTAGGTGCACGTGATAAGGATTGAGCGGTTGATAAGGAAGATTTTCCGTGACGTAACATTGGATTCAGTCGGATAAAATCCTCCCGTGAAAAGTTCTAGCATATTGGTTTAGTGGTTAGATAACACTCCTCCTGTGCAAATCGGATCTTCTTATTTTCCTTTTGACGTCGTTGTAGTGTTTGTCGTCTTGCCGGTTCGTTGTGTCTGTGTCTTTCCCCGCCCCCTCCCAGCGCATAGAACTAGATTCCCCCACGCAAATGTGCCCCAACCCAAAAAGGGGGTTTTTCATGGATGTCACATTATGCCGGTTCAGTTGAGATTGTATTGGTTGATCGAAACGTTATTTTCGTCTGGTGGACTTGAACCCTTTCGATGCTGAGTTGCATCCAATCGATTCACATAATGGCCTACTTCGTCAATCGGCCTACTGCGTCTAACTAAATCTAATAGAGGTTCAAGTTAGGCTAATTGCGTTTCAAAAATAATAgaaagtacaggtcggactcgattatccgggggttcaattaaccgggggcccgattatccggggcttgattatccggaaaaaatggctcgattatccggggaccaaatattttttcgatttgtttGCACAATTTAAGATGTCAATAAGTCAAAAGATGTAGCAAATGTCAAATACAACACCCATAAA contains the following coding sequences:
- the LOC109419887 gene encoding zinc finger HIT domain-containing protein 1; translation: MASRESGRIREADKKRVLDDASRKRRARKALEALEQDNYHEDPHADLVMSKKIPKFQDNLEGVSSSSNSNKKKTKRSKGAEYYRAKYRKNFPQLLEEDKMQRPDGPNYFTAAAQPSKLPERHFCAVCGFPSSYTCTACGTRYCSVRCLGTHQDTRCLKWTA
- the LOC115253616 gene encoding general transcription factor IIH subunit 5 yields the protein MVNVMKGVLVECDPAMKQFLLHLDETQSLGRKFIIQDLDERHLFISTDIIETLQARVDDLMDRISVSLHEKEA
- the LOC115255145 gene encoding meiotic nuclear division protein 1 homolog, which translates into the protein MSKRKKGISADEKKSLLLEIFHQSKEFYQLKDLEKIAVKDKGLKEQAVKEILQSLVDEGQVETDKIGSSLYYWSFPGKKRKQKQLEFERLKQEVEQSNEKIAGLQERIQAAKESQGESSRSADIFQKLNDLKQKEKRLSSQLEKAKSKQSDKNYLQKMKRDLPGLHDAANRWTDNIFSIKSWCKNRFNIQENLMDKQFQIPTDLDYLE